A genomic segment from Candidatus Poribacteria bacterium encodes:
- a CDS encoding alpha/beta hydrolase: METYTYKRVGDLDIRADVYLPSVAPPYPVVVWIHGGALILGDRKAIHGRQRDRYFAEGWAVVSIDYRLGPETKLPQIVGDVVDAFAWMRREGPRLFGTDPSRIGVVGQSGGGYLTLMAGCAVEPRVQALVSFYGYGDILADWYAKPDPFYRTQPLVFEPDARAVVGEAELSEEPPNSGRGRFYLYCRQQGRWLHEVGGVDPVAHPEALEPYCPERQADASYPPTLLLHGTADTDVPYSQSVDMAAALRRVGVEHELYTVENGAHGFDGNTSDPRAASAIERAVAFLRRHLSG, translated from the coding sequence ATGGAGACCTACACCTACAAACGTGTCGGCGATCTTGACATCCGGGCAGACGTCTACCTGCCGTCGGTCGCTCCGCCGTATCCGGTGGTCGTGTGGATTCACGGCGGCGCGCTGATCCTCGGCGACCGGAAGGCGATCCACGGGCGGCAACGCGACAGGTATTTCGCCGAGGGCTGGGCGGTCGTCTCCATCGACTACCGTCTGGGCCCGGAGACCAAACTGCCGCAGATCGTCGGCGATGTCGTCGACGCGTTCGCGTGGATGCGCCGTGAAGGTCCCCGGCTTTTCGGCACGGACCCGTCGAGGATCGGCGTCGTTGGGCAGTCCGGAGGCGGCTACCTGACGTTGATGGCTGGGTGCGCCGTCGAGCCGCGTGTGCAGGCGCTCGTGTCGTTCTACGGGTACGGAGATATTCTCGCCGACTGGTACGCGAAGCCAGACCCGTTCTACCGGACACAGCCGCTCGTGTTCGAGCCGGACGCCCGAGCCGTCGTTGGCGAGGCGGAGCTGTCGGAGGAGCCGCCGAACTCCGGGCGCGGACGGTTCTACCTGTACTGCCGCCAGCAGGGGCGATGGCTCCACGAGGTCGGAGGCGTCGATCCGGTGGCGCATCCCGAGGCGCTGGAACCGTACTGCCCGGAGCGCCAAGCCGATGCGAGCTACCCGCCGACGTTGCTGCTCCACGGCACGGCAGACACAGACGTGCCGTACAGCCAGTCCGTCGATATGGCGGCGGCGTTGCGTCGGGTTGGCGTGGAACACGAGCTCTACACGGTTGAGAACGGGGCTCACGGCTTCGACGGGAATACATCCGACCCAAGGGCAGCCAGCGCGATCGAACGCGCCGTGGCGTTCCTGAGACGCCACCTGTCGGGCTAG